The Colias croceus chromosome 23, ilColCroc2.1 genome window below encodes:
- the LOC123702386 gene encoding pyrimidodiazepine synthase-like isoform X1 — protein MSHYQFKTAGPLPPPALPSDKLRLYHVDMNPYGHRVLLILEAKKAKYEVYKLDPLRLPEWFKANNRRCEYFKDKIPVLEVPTDQGDKYIFESVVICDYLDERYPRYPLHSSDPFTKAQDRLLIERFNELIKGSLECFDTNFVFGSEQILHTLDVFEKELASRGTNYFGGSRPGMLDYMIWPWVERLYLMRVISEKKFDDKRHLFPNFADWGDQMQLDDVVKKHARSPQEYFDYYKNARTHSMGYYL, from the exons ATGTCGCATTATCAGTTTAAAACAGCCG GCCCCCTCCCCCCACCAGCTCTTCCATCAGACAAACTGCGTTTATATCATGTTGATATGAACCCCTACGGACACAGAGTTCTGCTCATCCTAGAGGCTAAGAAGGCAAAGTACGAGGTCTATAAACTGGACCCCTTGAGGCTTCCGGAGTGGTTCAAGGCAAATAACAGACGATGTGAGTATTTTAAAG ACAAAATACCAGTTCTCGAAGTACCCACAGACCAAGGGGACAAATACATATTCGAAAGTGTGGTTATCTGTGATTATCTTGACGAAAGGTACCCTAGGTACCCTCTGCACTCGAGCGACCCCTTCACCAAGGCACAGGATCGACTGCTGATTGAGAGATTTAATGAG TTGATCAAAGGCAGCTTGGAATGCTTCGATACAAACTTTGTATTTGGCAgtgaacaaattttacatacTTTGGATGTGTTCGAAAAGGAATTAGCGTCAAGag GTACAAACTACTTCGGCGGGAGCAGACCAGGCATGTTGGACTACATGATCTGGCCCTGGGTGGAGAGACTGTACCTCATGAGAGTGATCAGTGAGAAGAAGTTTGATGACAAACGGCATCTGTTCCCCAATTTT gCGGACTGGGGTGACCAGATGCAACTAGATGACGTTGTCAAAAAGCACGCCCGTTCACCGCAAGAATATTTCGATTACTACAAAAACGCTAGGACCCATTCGATgggatattatttataa
- the LOC123702386 gene encoding pyrimidodiazepine synthase-like isoform X2 has translation MSHYQFKTAGPLPPPALPSDKLRLYHVDMNPYGHRVLLILEAKKAKYEVYKLDPLRLPEWFKANNRRYKIPVLEVPTDQGDKYIFESVVICDYLDERYPRYPLHSSDPFTKAQDRLLIERFNELIKGSLECFDTNFVFGSEQILHTLDVFEKELASRGTNYFGGSRPGMLDYMIWPWVERLYLMRVISEKKFDDKRHLFPNFADWGDQMQLDDVVKKHARSPQEYFDYYKNARTHSMGYYL, from the exons ATGTCGCATTATCAGTTTAAAACAGCCG GCCCCCTCCCCCCACCAGCTCTTCCATCAGACAAACTGCGTTTATATCATGTTGATATGAACCCCTACGGACACAGAGTTCTGCTCATCCTAGAGGCTAAGAAGGCAAAGTACGAGGTCTATAAACTGGACCCCTTGAGGCTTCCGGAGTGGTTCAAGGCAAATAACAGACGAT ACAAAATACCAGTTCTCGAAGTACCCACAGACCAAGGGGACAAATACATATTCGAAAGTGTGGTTATCTGTGATTATCTTGACGAAAGGTACCCTAGGTACCCTCTGCACTCGAGCGACCCCTTCACCAAGGCACAGGATCGACTGCTGATTGAGAGATTTAATGAG TTGATCAAAGGCAGCTTGGAATGCTTCGATACAAACTTTGTATTTGGCAgtgaacaaattttacatacTTTGGATGTGTTCGAAAAGGAATTAGCGTCAAGag GTACAAACTACTTCGGCGGGAGCAGACCAGGCATGTTGGACTACATGATCTGGCCCTGGGTGGAGAGACTGTACCTCATGAGAGTGATCAGTGAGAAGAAGTTTGATGACAAACGGCATCTGTTCCCCAATTTT gCGGACTGGGGTGACCAGATGCAACTAGATGACGTTGTCAAAAAGCACGCCCGTTCACCGCAAGAATATTTCGATTACTACAAAAACGCTAGGACCCATTCGATgggatattatttataa
- the LOC123702387 gene encoding gastrula zinc finger protein XlCGF49.1-like isoform X1, with product MMEDVEPEPTELVELEGMPEEVIVKCEVIEISDEEEVPTKKKRKRIIPKNPQSCKTCGKVFQTGYELKKHTRTHTGERPYMCTTCGKTYTQPGHLSIHVLSHTGIKNFNCTECGASFYRKADLDRHEKIHTGIKPYQCDICSKSFTQKNNMLMHYKTHVGDKPHECEVCSKRFITRSKLVLHSKKHDKDKKRKSDFIS from the exons ATGATGGAAGACGTTGAACCAGAGCCGACTGAGCTGGTGGAACTTGAAGGTATGCCCGAGGAGGTGATCGTCAAGTGCGAAGTGATTGAAATATCTGATGAGGAAGAGGTTCCAACGAA GAAAAAACGAAAACGCATAATCCCAAAGAACCCACAGTCTTGCAAAACGTGTGGCAAAGTTTTTCAAACGGGCTACGAGTTGAAAaaacacacacgcacacatacAGGCGAGAGACCTTATATGTGTACTACGTGCGGAAAGACATACACACAGCCAGGGCATTTGAGTATACATGTTCTATCTCATACGGGGATAAAAAACTTCAACTGCACGGAATGTGGGGCGTCTTTTTACAGAAAAGCTGACCTGGACAGGCATGAAAAGATACATACGGGTATTAAACCCTACCAATGTGATATATGCTCGAAGAGTTTTACGCAAAAGAACAATATGCTGATGCATTATAAGACGCATGTAGGTGATAAGCCGCATGAGTGCGAGGTGTGCTCCAAACGGTTTATCACGAGGAGTAAACTCGTGCTGCACTCTAAGAAGCATGATAAGGATAAAAAGAGAAAAAGTGATTTTATTAGTTGA
- the LOC123702387 gene encoding zinc finger protein 2-like isoform X2, translating into MRKRFQRSELIKWKKRKRIIPKNPQSCKTCGKVFQTGYELKKHTRTHTGERPYMCTTCGKTYTQPGHLSIHVLSHTGIKNFNCTECGASFYRKADLDRHEKIHTGIKPYQCDICSKSFTQKNNMLMHYKTHVGDKPHECEVCSKRFITRSKLVLHSKKHDKDKKRKSDFIS; encoded by the exons ATGAGGAAGAGGTTCCAACGAAGTGAGTTGATTAAATG GAAAAAACGAAAACGCATAATCCCAAAGAACCCACAGTCTTGCAAAACGTGTGGCAAAGTTTTTCAAACGGGCTACGAGTTGAAAaaacacacacgcacacatacAGGCGAGAGACCTTATATGTGTACTACGTGCGGAAAGACATACACACAGCCAGGGCATTTGAGTATACATGTTCTATCTCATACGGGGATAAAAAACTTCAACTGCACGGAATGTGGGGCGTCTTTTTACAGAAAAGCTGACCTGGACAGGCATGAAAAGATACATACGGGTATTAAACCCTACCAATGTGATATATGCTCGAAGAGTTTTACGCAAAAGAACAATATGCTGATGCATTATAAGACGCATGTAGGTGATAAGCCGCATGAGTGCGAGGTGTGCTCCAAACGGTTTATCACGAGGAGTAAACTCGTGCTGCACTCTAAGAAGCATGATAAGGATAAAAAGAGAAAAAGTGATTTTATTAGTTGA
- the LOC123702494 gene encoding uncharacterized protein LOC123702494, producing the protein MLKITAILSLFLIGTVWAQGLSCDSCGSECASACGTRHFRSCCFNYLRKKRPDTMNVRYYSGGTRPHEFPVYAENIADDRFTWFNDKLPGNMEDFYERD; encoded by the exons ATGTTAAAAATCACAGCtattctttctttatttttgatag GTACAGTATGGGCTCAAGGCCTCTCCTGTGACTCCTGTGGCAGTGAATGTGCATCAGCATGTGGAACCAGACACTTCAGGTCATGTTGCTTCAATTATTTGAGGAAGAAACGGCCGGATACTATGAAT GTGCGTTATTACAGCGGTGGTACACGACCCCACGAGTTTCCAGTTTACGCAGAAAACATCGCCGATGACAGATTCACGTGGTTCAATGACAAATTGCCGGGAAACATGGAGGATTTTTACGAGAGAGATTAG